From the genome of Pseudobacteriovorax antillogorgiicola, one region includes:
- a CDS encoding response regulator transcription factor: MEDNARPKLLVLEDDEDFRESLILELGARGFEAYGSDNWKNLDKDRLESTQYGLVDLRLNQDSGLECLKRLKEGRPDMRVVLFTGYGTISTAVEAMKFGAANYLTKPVSMDQVVDALLDVVEEDDPVKNETESGERISLARRESEYIEYVLAKCNGNITHAADWLGIRRQSLQRKLKKFPPNR, encoded by the coding sequence ATGGAAGATAATGCAAGACCAAAATTGTTGGTTCTAGAGGACGATGAGGATTTTCGCGAGAGCCTTATCCTTGAACTCGGAGCGCGAGGCTTTGAGGCTTATGGGTCTGATAATTGGAAAAACCTCGACAAAGATAGGCTGGAATCCACTCAGTATGGCTTAGTTGATCTGAGACTTAATCAGGACTCTGGTCTTGAATGTTTGAAACGGCTCAAAGAAGGTCGCCCCGACATGCGGGTTGTTCTCTTTACTGGCTATGGAACCATTTCCACAGCGGTAGAAGCAATGAAATTTGGTGCTGCGAACTACCTAACGAAGCCAGTTTCTATGGACCAGGTGGTAGACGCGCTTTTGGATGTTGTGGAAGAGGACGATCCCGTTAAGAACGAGACAGAGTCTGGTGAGCGCATTAGCCTTGCTAGGCGTGAGAGCGAATACATCGAGTATGTTCTTGCTAAATGCAATGGCAACATTACCCACGCCGCTGACTGGTTGGGAATTCGTCGCCAAAGCTTGCAGCGAAAGCTTAAAAAGTTCCCACCGAATCGCTAA
- a CDS encoding sensor histidine kinase, with translation MTLAKMGLPVGSAEVEDDAERSLRLKRWLEQLKNPGEDIDLLQWFTRLRWLVSILQFISLIPALLLGFVDQSNILWYIFVMGLVPLYNVIFNYIYRKDSPWDFHPRQLVLVGLYFDLIQLSTLLAMTGGWNNPFSSLIFIYATLASMALRSQHSMIYGSVLIVDIVLLQKVFRRDIPNAVPWTQPFVDMVVESVVGVSLMMICGSLITKLFQQGEQVEHLKRARLRMDRLRAIGAISSGVCHQLATPLNNIGIRFDRIKRDYEGTDDDLIDNIESIQVSLKKAQSALKKLADIQVDPEKTVLETVDFGKLIDETADSWLRSENNGRIRIRSHDFPTYMVALPVGAVTQVVLDLLDNAAEAMDDKCGCVRLSLSHDDKYITFSIDDEGPGFPPEVLEYFGEPFNSQKVGGSGLGIYHAQLISQLLGGRLDVENLDKGARISFRISRKNYGR, from the coding sequence TTGACTCTTGCTAAGATGGGGCTTCCAGTGGGGAGTGCGGAAGTTGAAGACGATGCGGAAAGGAGCTTGCGGTTGAAACGTTGGCTGGAACAGCTCAAGAATCCTGGTGAAGATATCGATTTGCTGCAATGGTTTACTCGCCTACGGTGGTTGGTGAGTATATTGCAGTTTATCAGTCTTATTCCTGCACTGCTTCTCGGCTTTGTCGATCAGAGCAATATTCTCTGGTACATTTTCGTGATGGGCTTGGTTCCTCTATACAATGTGATCTTTAATTACATTTATAGGAAAGATTCACCTTGGGACTTCCATCCAAGGCAGCTGGTACTTGTCGGCCTATATTTCGATCTGATCCAATTATCAACTCTACTCGCCATGACAGGCGGTTGGAATAATCCATTTAGCTCTCTGATCTTTATTTACGCGACGCTCGCGTCGATGGCCTTGCGATCACAGCACTCGATGATCTATGGATCGGTGTTAATCGTCGACATTGTTCTGCTACAAAAAGTGTTTCGAAGGGACATTCCCAACGCCGTTCCCTGGACCCAGCCATTCGTTGACATGGTGGTCGAATCTGTGGTCGGAGTGAGCTTAATGATGATTTGTGGATCGTTGATTACGAAGCTTTTTCAGCAGGGCGAGCAGGTGGAGCATCTAAAGCGAGCCCGGTTGCGCATGGATCGATTGCGTGCGATTGGAGCCATATCGTCTGGCGTTTGCCATCAGCTTGCGACTCCGCTCAATAACATTGGCATCAGATTCGACCGAATTAAGCGGGATTATGAAGGCACCGATGATGACCTCATCGACAATATCGAATCGATTCAGGTTTCTCTGAAGAAAGCACAGTCAGCGTTGAAAAAGCTGGCGGATATCCAGGTAGATCCTGAGAAAACAGTTTTGGAAACGGTTGATTTCGGTAAGTTGATCGATGAAACCGCTGACTCTTGGCTTAGAAGCGAGAACAATGGTCGGATTCGGATACGGTCTCATGATTTTCCGACCTACATGGTGGCACTGCCTGTTGGTGCTGTCACCCAGGTGGTACTAGATCTATTGGATAACGCCGCCGAAGCCATGGATGATAAGTGCGGTTGTGTACGCCTGTCGTTGAGCCACGATGATAAGTACATCACATTTTCAATCGACGACGAAGGCCCTGGGTTTCCTCCAGAAGTTTTGGAATATTTTGGCGAACCTTTTAACTCTCAAAAAGTTGGCGGAAGTGGGCTTGGAATCTATCATGCCCAGCTTATTAGCCAATTGCTTGGTGGGCGCTTGGACGTCGAAAATTTAGATAAAGGTGCAAGGATTTCATTTAGAATATCGAGGAAGAATTATGGAAGATAA
- a CDS encoding DUF1731 domain-containing protein has translation MKILVTGATGLIGSMLCRKLCQEGHEVRILSRRKDPSFHGLPVRAFQWKNPQDRPPREAFEELDSVINLMGEPILGGIYTKAKEKAIWDSRVLATQQIAKALKDAGSNLKSYVGASAIGYYPFTSSTQREGMPAGDHNLARLCQAWEAAHKQVNQCEHQSIVRIGLVLSAMSPMFQATIRSGLWHTLPQFGSGDQYQSWIHIDDLTNLFLEACHGRIEGEINGVAGATTSRELNEQMGSYFRGPMIKIPVPSFILKAVAGPPADVLVKGQRIESTALTKSKFKLRYTDANLDAALKNCLNLSKNPRTGVLEPCFRFEAFQYLPKDTEVVWPFFSDPYNLEKITPKMLKFHITNINTKEIQAESLIEYKLRLRGIPIRWKTLIESYDPNKSFVDTQLKGPYRIWHHTHTFESCGQGTLMTDRVNYQLPLLPFGMVALPIIAKDIKEIFNYRQTVIKDIFKVA, from the coding sequence ATGAAAATACTGGTGACGGGGGCAACAGGGCTTATCGGCAGCATGCTATGCCGTAAGCTATGCCAAGAAGGGCATGAAGTACGAATCCTATCGCGGCGCAAGGACCCTAGCTTTCACGGGCTACCGGTTCGAGCATTTCAATGGAAAAACCCACAAGACAGGCCACCGAGAGAAGCCTTCGAAGAGTTAGACTCGGTCATAAATCTCATGGGCGAGCCCATCCTTGGGGGAATTTACACGAAAGCCAAGGAGAAGGCTATTTGGGATTCCCGCGTGCTTGCGACTCAACAGATTGCTAAGGCTTTGAAGGACGCTGGAAGCAATCTAAAGTCGTATGTCGGCGCATCGGCGATTGGCTATTACCCGTTCACATCAAGCACACAGAGGGAAGGCATGCCCGCAGGAGACCACAATCTCGCGAGGCTTTGCCAGGCATGGGAAGCTGCTCACAAACAGGTCAATCAGTGTGAACACCAAAGCATCGTTCGCATCGGTCTCGTGCTAAGCGCAATGTCACCGATGTTTCAAGCGACCATCCGATCTGGGCTCTGGCACACCTTGCCACAGTTCGGCTCAGGAGATCAGTATCAGAGCTGGATTCACATCGATGATCTAACAAATCTCTTTTTAGAAGCGTGTCATGGACGAATCGAAGGAGAGATCAACGGGGTAGCTGGCGCCACCACCAGCCGTGAACTAAACGAGCAGATGGGATCTTACTTTAGAGGCCCCATGATCAAGATTCCCGTGCCGAGCTTTATTCTGAAAGCTGTGGCAGGCCCTCCGGCCGATGTTTTGGTCAAGGGCCAGAGAATCGAATCGACTGCTTTGACTAAAAGCAAATTTAAGCTCCGATACACCGACGCTAACCTCGACGCAGCTTTAAAAAATTGTCTAAACCTCAGTAAGAATCCGAGAACAGGCGTACTAGAACCCTGCTTTCGATTTGAAGCGTTTCAATACCTTCCGAAGGACACAGAGGTGGTCTGGCCATTTTTTAGCGACCCGTACAACCTAGAAAAAATCACGCCAAAAATGCTAAAGTTCCATATCACTAACATCAACACCAAAGAAATTCAGGCTGAAAGTTTGATCGAATATAAGTTACGGCTGAGAGGAATACCCATTCGCTGGAAAACTCTGATCGAGTCTTACGACCCGAATAAGAGCTTTGTGGACACACAGCTGAAGGGACCCTACAGAATTTGGCACCACACCCACACGTTCGAGTCTTGCGGCCAAGGCACTCTCATGACAGATCGGGTCAACTATCAACTGCCACTGCTGCCATTCGGCATGGTCGCACTGCCCATTATTGCCAAGGATATTAAGGAGATATTCAACTATCGGCAGACCGTTATCAAAGATATTTTCAAAGTCGCTTAA
- a CDS encoding ATP-binding protein produces the protein MMSLSNSIRAKTIGFALSVVLLSTLFISVGLYFSISQLVEQFSDESSKQFQLMENQLLAGSEETRAKIKAIFEEQALRKAKNTIIRDALVLKVPFLENSHSSINTYLDEIVAIDADIVSALFFSVEDGRAKAWFLKQANLTQPISYQTLYDQDSKAWISYDEQGREFLRVPDHTAPQIMASQGLSMHRRTLKLEQSGPPIPVYEISIPVFEGEKDDLRELMEDGEPIGFLRYHYSLAGLQTAVQTEKQLAQNKLQDLQNRIANIKRSSVDATQESIRNSIILTLVVLGGAVTVAIFISFLMSRRFIEPILNLQQAAQRISEGNYRDSIVPETQDELGSLAASFEKMRIEVKDYTENLQTMVDERTHWLNETLMELAKTNRSMKVLLDHINQGVFVIGRRYKALDEHSHKLCLILETDLIAGETIDSLLLDHSNLRPEAKLAVRSLLNASLNENTLNFVANAHILPKEIIYQRGDSSSKIIEIEWNMIEDDSDCVAAILVTVHDVTELRQLQRESVEKQKVIQYIEEMIETESRSFITFIDQAIHTLHHALQVISESSTPSLQDAKTIFRQLHTIKGNAATIGLRILSQVVHEAEIPFKRIIDGQTTTREDILPAMRDVSHCLEEYSRIHNEVLKRDSGLEGYDDLKLQSVTLLLELNHWQDIDYQMLDEVIHGQKIYTAILAPYCKRLIDAHRASDRVTVHWQAPFPIFLEAHRYFKVRDCLTHLIRNSIDHGLSKSDDDQQIVVSITFEPYDHFLRIHYRDDGQGISLRQIRAKAEERRLALDQRSLQEVADLIFEPGFSTSDTATDVSGRGMGMDIVRHELESLGGSIAVKVDENTAEDRLPIHFQMTIPLHASNDHHQKSS, from the coding sequence ATGATGAGCCTTTCGAACTCGATCCGAGCGAAGACTATCGGTTTTGCACTTTCGGTGGTGTTGCTCTCGACCCTTTTTATTTCTGTGGGCCTATATTTTTCCATAAGTCAGCTGGTAGAACAATTTAGCGATGAATCAAGCAAACAATTTCAACTTATGGAAAATCAATTGCTCGCCGGGTCGGAAGAAACTCGTGCGAAGATAAAGGCTATTTTTGAAGAGCAAGCCCTAAGGAAGGCCAAGAACACCATCATTCGCGACGCTCTCGTCCTGAAGGTCCCTTTTTTAGAAAACTCCCACTCCTCCATCAATACCTATCTTGACGAAATTGTAGCGATCGACGCAGATATCGTATCGGCACTGTTTTTCTCAGTAGAGGATGGGCGGGCAAAGGCTTGGTTTCTTAAACAAGCGAACCTCACACAACCGATTAGCTACCAAACCCTCTATGATCAGGACTCTAAGGCCTGGATTTCCTACGACGAGCAAGGGCGCGAGTTTCTGCGGGTTCCTGACCACACCGCACCGCAAATTATGGCAAGTCAGGGACTGTCGATGCATCGTCGAACCCTTAAACTGGAGCAAAGCGGTCCGCCAATTCCAGTTTATGAGATCTCGATTCCAGTTTTTGAGGGAGAAAAAGATGATCTTCGTGAACTTATGGAGGATGGTGAGCCCATTGGTTTCCTAAGGTATCACTACTCCTTAGCAGGACTGCAAACTGCTGTTCAAACGGAAAAACAGCTGGCACAAAATAAATTACAGGATCTACAAAACAGGATTGCCAACATAAAACGTTCGTCTGTTGATGCAACTCAAGAATCAATCCGCAACTCCATCATCCTGACCCTTGTGGTCTTAGGTGGCGCTGTGACCGTTGCAATCTTCATTAGCTTTTTGATGTCTCGTCGATTTATAGAGCCGATTCTAAATTTGCAACAAGCTGCACAGCGAATCTCAGAAGGGAACTACCGTGATAGCATTGTTCCTGAAACACAAGACGAGTTAGGTTCGCTCGCTGCATCCTTTGAGAAAATGAGAATTGAAGTCAAGGACTACACAGAAAACCTTCAAACTATGGTCGATGAAAGGACTCACTGGCTTAATGAGACCCTGATGGAACTAGCAAAAACAAATCGTAGTATGAAAGTTCTTTTGGATCACATCAACCAAGGCGTTTTCGTGATAGGACGTCGTTACAAGGCTCTCGACGAGCACTCGCACAAGCTATGCCTGATTCTAGAGACAGACTTGATTGCAGGAGAAACCATAGATAGCCTGCTTCTTGACCACTCAAATCTTAGACCTGAAGCAAAATTGGCCGTCCGTTCATTGCTAAACGCCTCTCTCAATGAAAATACATTAAACTTTGTCGCCAATGCCCACATATTACCCAAAGAGATCATTTACCAACGGGGTGACAGCTCAAGCAAAATTATCGAAATCGAGTGGAATATGATCGAAGATGATAGCGACTGCGTTGCTGCTATTCTGGTGACCGTGCACGACGTTACCGAGTTAAGACAGCTACAACGTGAAAGCGTCGAGAAGCAAAAGGTTATTCAATACATCGAAGAGATGATTGAAACAGAAAGCCGTTCATTCATAACCTTTATTGACCAAGCTATTCATACTTTGCATCATGCATTGCAAGTCATTTCAGAGAGTAGCACACCCTCGTTACAGGATGCTAAAACCATCTTTCGTCAGCTTCATACAATTAAAGGTAACGCCGCAACTATCGGCCTTCGCATCTTATCCCAAGTGGTTCACGAAGCGGAGATTCCGTTCAAGCGAATTATCGATGGCCAAACCACCACGCGGGAGGATATTCTCCCTGCCATGAGAGACGTTTCACACTGCCTGGAGGAGTATAGCCGTATTCACAATGAAGTTTTAAAGCGAGATAGTGGATTAGAAGGCTATGATGATCTTAAGCTACAATCTGTGACTCTTTTGCTCGAACTCAATCATTGGCAGGATATTGACTACCAGATGCTCGATGAAGTCATTCATGGCCAAAAGATCTATACAGCAATTCTCGCGCCGTACTGCAAACGTTTGATCGACGCCCACCGTGCATCCGATCGAGTTACCGTGCATTGGCAGGCACCCTTTCCTATTTTCCTTGAGGCCCATCGCTACTTTAAAGTCAGAGATTGCCTGACTCACCTGATTCGTAACTCTATCGATCATGGGCTCAGTAAATCCGACGACGATCAGCAAATCGTGGTATCGATCACATTCGAGCCCTATGATCATTTTTTGCGAATTCACTACCGGGATGATGGACAAGGAATTTCTCTTCGGCAAATTAGGGCCAAAGCCGAAGAGCGCCGTCTAGCATTAGATCAGAGAAGTCTTCAGGAAGTAGCAGACTTAATTTTTGAACCTGGTTTTAGCACCAGTGATACTGCTACTGATGTTTCGGGCCGTGGCATGGGCATGGACATCGTGCGACACGAACTAGAGTCTCTGGGAGGCTCTATTGCCGTTAAAGTGGATGAGAATACGGCCGAAGATCGACTTCCCATCCACTTTCAAATGACTATTCCACTGCACGCGAGCAATGACCACCATCAAAAAAGCTCTTAA